Below is a window of Anomaloglossus baeobatrachus isolate aAnoBae1 chromosome 8, aAnoBae1.hap1, whole genome shotgun sequence DNA.
GGCCCCCTGCGGGCACGGCCGGCAGGGCTCGGGCAGCGAGCAGCCGCTGTGGGCCCGGCAGTGGCAGCAGGGCAGCTCCCGGGAGTGCCGCGTCTCGGCCGGCGTCCTGCAGCAGCGGGGGGCGGCGCACGCACAAGTCCGGGGGTCGCTGGTGCCGGCGGCCGGCTCCTGCGGGCTTCCGTACAGCGCGTAGTCCTCCGGGCTCTGGCTCAGGTACACCTGCTGGGCGCTGCGCAGCACCAGGGACACCATCAGGTTCTTGTGCAGCTTGATCCCGCCGCGCTGCACCCGGGAGTGGTAGATCTTCCCCAGCGAGATGCTGACGATCCGGTGCGCCTCCAGCCGGAAGCCCAGCCCCGGGGGGTGCGTGTCCCTGACCTCCGGCTCCGGAACGGCGGCTTCTTGCTGCATTCTGCGGTTACAGGCGCTGCTTCTGCGCGACAGCGTCCTGCCCTGACGAGGTCCCAGCGCCAACTAAGCGCGGGCGCGCTGCCTTCAATGTCTTATATAGGTGACACGTCACAGCCCGGGCGGCCAATCACAAGCGCCGTCACGCCTCCTTCCGTGCTAAGGCGCCTGTTTGTCCCTCACGTGATTCTTAACCAATCAGCTTCTACGAGAGCGACTACCCAGAATTCGAACGGCGACCCGCGGAGAGTTTTCTTAAAGGGGCGATGTCGCTGAGCCGCTTAACCCATGATATCCGCGGTTTAGGTAAAGCTGTTAAGTCTTTATACACATAGTGCTGCGTTTTCGCATTATTAACCCCGAAGAGGTGGGAGTAGTACGTTTGCAAAAGGCGGGATAGAGTACACAAAAGCGGGTCCTTGGCGTTGCCGCTTTAAGACTTGCTGTGTTTTGATCGTGTGTTGGTTCCCAGGCTGATGTAATGCTTCTGTAAGTTTCAGACGTGGTCATGTGACGCAGTGTGAGGTCAGGGCCGGCGGCCGGGGCTTATGTGGCTGGTGATGCctggctctgctgtgtgtgtgcatgaCTGCACGCACACAGATCCTCACTGCACTCACACAGATCCTCcagatcctcactgcacacacacagatcCTCACTGCAGGCACACAGATCCTCACTGCACTCACACAGATCCTCCAGATCCTCACTGCATGCACACAGATCGTCcagatcctcactgcacacacacagatcCTCACTGCACTCACACAGATCCTCCAGATCCTCACTGCACGCACACAGATGCTCCAGATCCTCACTGCACTCACACAGATCCTCcagatcctcactgcacacacacaaatcGTCCAGATCCTCACTGCACTCACAcagatcctcactgcacacacacaaatcGTCCAGATCCTCACTGCACTCACACAGATCCTCCAGATCCTCACTGCATGCACACAGATCGTCCAGATCCTCACTGCACTCACACAGATCCTCcagatcctcactgcacacacacagatcctccagatcctcactgcacacacacaaatcGTCCAGATCCTCACTGCACTCACACAGATCCTCcagatcctcactgcacacacacaaatcGTAcagatcctcactgcacacacacaaatcgtccagatcctcactgcacacacacaaatcgtccagatcctcactgcacacacacagatcctccagatcctcactgcacacacacagatcctcactgcacacacacagatcCTCCAGATCCTCACTGCATGCACACAAATCGTAcagatcctcactgcacacacacagatcCTCACTGCATGCACACAGATCGTCCAGATCCTCACTGCACTCACACAGATCCTCcagatcctcactgcacacacacagatcCTCCAGATCCTCACTGCTCGCACACAAATCGTCCAGATCCTCACTGCTCGCACACAAATCGTCcagatcctcactgcacacacacagatcctccagatcctcactgcacacacacagatcCTCCAGATCCTCAGTGCACACACACAAATCGTCCAGATCCTCACTGCACTCACACAGATCCTCCAGATCCTCACTGCACACGCACAAATCGTAcagatcctcactgcacacacacaaatcgtccagatcctcactgcacacacacaaatcgtccagatcctcactgcacacacacagatcctccagatcctcactgcacacacacaaatcGTAcagatcctcactgcacacacacagatcCTCCAGATCCTCACTGCATACACACAGATCGTCCAGATCCTCACTGCACTCACACAGATCCTCcagatcctcactgcacacacacagatcCTCCAGATCCTCACTGCTCGCACACAAATCGTCCAGATCCTCACTGCACTCACACAGATCCTCCAGATCCTCACTGCATGCACACAGATCGTCCAGATCCTCACTCCACTCACACAGATCCTCcagatcctcactgcacacacacaaatcgtccagatcctcactgcacacacacacaaatcgtccagatcctcactgcacacacacacaaatcgtacagatcctcactgcacacacacaaatcGTTCAGATCCTCACTGCACTCACACAGATCCTCcagatcctcactgcacacacacacaaatcgtccagatcctcactgcacacacacacaaatcgtacagatcctcactgcacacacacacaaatcgtccagatcctcactgcacacacacacaaatcgttCAGATCCTCACTGCACTCACACAAATCGTCCAGatcttcactgcacacacacacaaatcgtaCAGATCCTCACTGCTCGCACACAGATCCTCACTGCAGGCACAcagatcctcactgcacacacacaaatcGTCCAGATCCTcactgcattattattattattatttattattatagcgccatttattccatggcgctttacaagtgaaagagggtatacgtacaacaatcattaacagtacaagacagactggtataggaggagagaggaccctgcccacgagggctcacagtctacaggaggagagaggaccctgcccgcgagggctcacagtctacaggaggagagaggaccctgcccgcgagggcacacagtctacaggaggagagaggaccctgcccgcgaggctcacagtctacaggaggagagaggaccctgcccgcgaggattcaccgtatacaggaggagagaggaccctgcccgcgagggctcacagtctacaggaggagagaggaccctgcccgcgagggctcacagtctataggaggagagaggaccctgcccgcgagggctcacagtctacaggaggagagaggaccctgcccgcgagggctcacagtctacaggaggagagaggaccctgcccgcgaggattcaccgtatacaggaggag
It encodes the following:
- the IER5 gene encoding immediate early response gene 5 protein encodes the protein MQQEAAVPEPEVRDTHPPGLGFRLEAHRIVSISLGKIYHSRVQRGGIKLHKNLMVSLVLRSAQQVYLSQSPEDYALYGSPQEPAAGTSDPRTCACAAPRCCRTPAETRHSRELPCCHCRAHSGCSLPEPCRPCPQGAGRPSAEPPSPACCRKRSGGSTADGPQMKRARREPGEQEVPEPGEEEMETENVASLISIFGSSFSGLLTKEPGAPSDEEPGQEDSAGTPSAGQGCSEPAISPAITPWSTAIEAF